A window of bacterium genomic DNA:
GAAGCGCTGGTCCAGGGACAGGCTCAGCGACGTGCTGTACGGCTGCTTGTCGCCAAGTGCCGGTGACACGTTCCAGCTCGACGACATGCGGACGGTGTGGCGGATGGCCCGCAGCCGACCGAACTCGACGGGGAACAGGCCATAGAGCGTGGTGCCGAGCGAGGCGCCGAACGAAACCGCCGGGCTGGTGGTCTCGCTGGAGCCGTCCAGCGGCTGCCACGTGCCGGTGCCGCCCGCCGGCACCACCCATTGGCGTCCGCTGGTCGTCTCGCGCTGCCAGGACTGCCGCGCATTGGCGTTGAGGCCGAAATTGAAGATTCCCAGGCGGGGCGGCTGGACCCGCAGCGACCAGTTGCCCGATGCGCCCTCGACGCGGACATCGTGTTCCTCATAGCCGCGACGATCCTGCTTGAACGAATAGCCCTGCTGGAAGTAGGTGGCCCGCAGCAGGTCGCCCCACATGCTGCCTCGCTGGCCGGTGCCGAGGGCCGGCTTGAGCGCAAGCTGGCGGAAGTTCAGCGCCAGCGAGGGCAGGGTCATGCTGTAGAGCAGGTTGTCCGTGGTGTCGAGGCCGTCTTCGGCGTTCACGCGGCCGTCGCGACTGGCGTTCAGGCTGGCGCTCACCAGCTTCCAGTTGCGGCTGATGTAGGCGCTGGACTTGAACTGGCCGCTGACGATGTCGCGCGTGCCGGAACTGTTCAGTTCGTTGCGACTGAGCTTGTTCGACGCCAGGCGCACGTCGGCCCGGAACGCGTAGTCATCGAAGAGCGCCGGCTGGTTGTGGTTCCACTGCATCTGCCACTGGCTGGAGTCGTCGTCGCCGAGGCCGTCCCGCCGCGACCAGTCGAGGCCGCCGCTGAAGCTGTAGCGCTTCACGTAGTTCACCGAAGAGCGCAGGGCCATGTCGCTCTTCTCGTTGTAGTCGCCCTGCACGAGGAAATCGAGGTAGTCGTTGATGGCCCAATAGTAGCCCAGGTCGCGGACATAGCGACCCTCGCGGCTGGACCAGCCGAAATCGAACGACGGGAACAGGATGCCCGAGCGACGGCCGTCCTTCAGGTTCTTGAAGTAGAACGGCAGCGCGAAGATCGGGACGTTGCCGATGCGAAGCACGATCGGCGCGGCAACCACCTTGTCTCCGGGGCGCATCTTCATGCGCATCGACCAGAAGTGGTAGTGCGGCTCCGCCAGGTCGCAGGACGTCATGCGCCCGCCCTCGATCTTCATCGTCTGGTCGCTGAACCGGCGCATGTTGCTGCCGACGTAGTAGTAGTCGTCGAACGCGGTGACCCCGGAGTCGACGACGGCCGACCGATGACGAAAGTTGTAGCCCATGCGCTGGCCGGTGACGGTGTCGCCGTCCCGGGCCACCGGTTCGCCGGCTGCATAGAGTTCGCGCGTCGTCATGGCCAGCCGCACCTGCCGCGCCTCCAGCTTCGTCGAGCCGTAGTCCAGCTTGCCGTGCCCGTCGATGGCCATCTTGCGATCGCCCAGCTCGAACGTGACCCGGTCGCCGGAATAGTCGACGTCCTGCGCGGCCTCGTCGAATGTGCGGCGCGCGCGGCCGCGCCGGGCGGGGGCCGGCGTGGCGGTGCTGTCGTTCGCGGCGGCTACGGCTGCGCTGTCGACCGCGGCAACTGCGGCAGTAGTGGCGACAGTGGCGACGCTGTCCGCAGCGGCGACAACTGCGACCGAATCCGCTGCCGCCGTCGAATCGGCCGGAACGGTCGCGGCGGAATCCGCGCGCGCATCCCAGGCCGAGACCGGCGCAAAGCGGTAGGTGCCGACGGAGTTCCCCAGGACCCGGACCCGGCGCACCTGCCGGTCGCGGAAATGCACGAAGATGGTGTCGCCCTTGACGTCGTTCGTCGCCACCTCATCCTTGACGTCGAGCGGCGTGTAGACGCTGCGCGCACTGCCGGTGACCATCGTGCGGCGGATCTCCTCGTCCTCGAAGTCGATGACGATGATGCCGCCCTCGAGGATGTCCTCCCTCGGCAGTCCGGGATACAGCTGGGCCAGAGAATCCGGTGCGTCGTCGGCCGTACGGGCGTCGCCGAGCAGGAGCACGCGCCGGAGCTGGTTGCCGACGTACTCGAACTCGATGCGCTCGCCGCTGAGCACGCTGCCGCGGTTGAGCTTCACCTTCGGGGATCCGGTGAGCACCAGGCGTTCACGCCCGAGGGCCACGGCGGTGTCCGCAGTGGCGATGCCCATGGCCTGGCGGATCCGCACCGAGTCCACCATCACCACGCGGTCCTCGGCGCGGTAGAGGTGCATGACCAGGGACTCGGCGACAAGCACGCCGCCGCGACTGTCCCGGTTGGTGAGTTCCGGCCCGCGGTCGACGACGGCGGCATTCGCGCCGCGGTCGAAAACCGCGTGCCCGCCGGTCACGAGGTTGGCCGCGCCCGGTTCGACGATGCGCACGTGCCCGAAGGCTTCGCCGGTGGCCGAAGCCCTGTCCTGGGAAATGGTGTCGGCGCGCACCGAGTACTCGGGCGCCACGAGCAGGGCATCGCCGTACATCGTCAGCCAGCGCCCGTTGCCGCGCGTATCTCCGGCGGCCCCGGTGGCGGTGATCCCGTCGTCCTCGACCCGGACGTCGCCGGCGAACGAACCGGTGCCGAGCGGGCGATTGTAGTAGACCCGCCTTGCGGTCAGGACGCCGGCGCCCCGCGTCACGCGGACGTTCCCGTGCAGGTTGTATTCGTCGGTGTCGCGCTGGACGTAGGCGGTGTCGGCCGTCGCGGTGACGCTGTCACGGTCGATGAAGACGTTGTCGTAAAGGCAGGTGACGGGGCGGCCATCGACCATCTGGTCGATCACGCGATCCGCATTGACGCGCGACCCGGCGCGCTGCGCCGAGGCCGGTCCGGCCAGCGCGACCAGCGTGCAGAGCGCCGCCGCAAGGCCGGCCGCGAGGATGGTGCGGCCGCCGTTGGACATCAGTGCGTGCCCCGCGCTTTCTCGCGCGCCAGGCTGGCGGCACCCACGGCCGCGGCCCGAGGTCCCAGTTCGGCCGGGACGATCGGCAACGAACGCGCCTCGGCGGCGAGGATCAGCGGCAGGGCACGCTCGCGGCATGGCCCGAGGATCAGTTCGCCCGCCCGCGCGACGCCGCCGCCGATGATGACACGGTCCGGGTCCAGTACATTGACGAGGTTGGCCACGGCCTGGCCAAGACGTCGACCGGCAACCGCGAAGATCTCCCGCGCGACGGAATCACCGGCCTCGGCAAGGTCGGCCAGGTCGCGTGTCTCGAGCGCCGCGCCGCGTCGCTGCGCCAGGGCCTGCAATGCCGGCGAAGCGGCTCCGCAGGCCAGCGCCTCGCGAGTGGCGCGCAACAGGCCGGTGCTGCCGGACCAGGCCTCGAGGCAGCCCCGACCGCCGCAGGTGCACAGCGGGCCGTCGGCCTCGAGCACCATGTGCCCGATCTCGCCGGCGCCGAAATGCGAACCGACCAGCAGCGATCCGTTGACGATCACGGCCCCGCCCACCCCCGTGCCGAGCGCGATCATCACGACGTCGTGGCAGCCGCGGCCGGCGCCGTAGTGGAACTCGCCGTACAGGGCGCAATTCACGTCGTTGGCCAGGGCCACCGGGACATCGCCGAAGGCTGCGGCCATGGCGCCGCCCAGGTCGCGGCCTTCCCAGCCGGGCAGGTTGGGCGAACGACCCAGCCGACCGGTGACCGGATTGACGATGCCGGCGCAGGCCAGGCCTGCCGCAGCCAGCCTCGGCAGTCCGGGGCCCCCGAGCTTCGCGGCGGCGTCGGCAGCCAGCGTGCGCAGCGTATGAGCGACGTCGGTCGGGTCGGTGGGCACCTCGCCCCCGCCGACGGCCGCGCCGTCCGCATCGTCGATCTCGTACTTGACGGCGGTGCCGCCGGCATCGACGCCGAGGTACAGGTCCCTGGTCACGCGTTCTCCCTCCCCCACCGGGCCAGTGCCGCCGCCGCCGGCTGCGACCGGCGACTGTCGTCCAGGCGTTCGAATCCGAGGTGGTGCAGCACTTCGGCCACCAGGAAACAGCTTCCCGTCACCAGGACGGCATCATCCGTCGACAGCGCCGGGGCCAGCAACCGCAGCGCCGACGGCAGGTCGGCGGCAAGCCGGAAGGCCCCCGCGGCGGGCAGTCCGTCGGCCTGGGCCGACAGTCCCCAACCCTCGAACAGCGACGCCAGTTCCGCGCCGCCGCGCGAGCGCGGCAGCGAAACCGGCGCGGCGACGACGCCGCAGCCGCGCAACATCCGCCCCACCTCGGGCGGCAGGTCCTTGTCGTACATGGAACCGAAGAGGACCAGGCGCTGTCCGCGGCACGGACGCGCGGCAAAAGCGCCGAGAGCCTCGTCCAGCGCCTGCGGATTGTGCGCCGTATCGAAGATCCAGTCGGGTCCGCGCAGAACCAGTTGGAACCGCCCGGGCAGGAAAAGATCCCGCAGGGTCGCGGCCGTGTCCATGGGCAGCAGGCATTCCCCGGCGCGACCTTCGAGTTGCGCGAGCGCCAGGAGCGCCAGCGCCACGTTGCGCCGCAGCACCGACGCGCCCGGGTCGGGCAATCCCTCGAAGACGCGGTCACGGAGCGCCAGGCGCCAGGTGCCGCCGGCTCCTGCATCCTCGTCCTCCCAGCGGGCGAGTTCGTCGAGGAAGTGGCACGGGCTGCCGGCGGTGACGGCCGCGCGGAACACCTGGGGACGCAGTTCGGCATCGACGCCGCAGAAGAGCGGCACGCCCCGCTTGAGCAGACCCAGCTTCTCGGCGGCGATGGCCTCGCGCGTCGGCCCCAGGATCGCCTGGTGGTCGAGGCCCACCGACGTGAGCAGGGTCGCCCGCGACGGCAGCGCGTTGCTGGCGTCGAGCCGGCCGCCGAGTCCGGCCTCGCAGCAGAGGAAGTCCACGCCGGCATCGCGGGCGATGGCCACCGACATGGCGGTCAGCACCTCAAACCAGCTGGCGCCATGGCGGTCGGCGAGCGGCCGCATGATGTCCACGTAGTCGGCGAATTCGCGCGCCGGCAGCGGATGGTCATTGATCAGGATGCGTTCGTAGACCTGCAGCAGGTGCGGGCTGGTGTACGTGGCCACGCGGTGGCCGGCCGCCTGCAGCAGGTGAGCCAGGATGCGCGTGGTCGAGCCCTTGCCGTTCGTGCCGGCGACGACCAGCGTCGGCAGACCCTGTTCGGGATGCCCGAGGTCGGCCAGCACCGCGTTGATGCGCTCGAGTCCGGGACGGATACCGAAGCGATTGAGCGCGAACAGCCACCTCGTCGCGTCGTCAGGCGGCTGGAACGGCGGTGAAAGGTCCGGAGCGATGGCCGGCTCGCCCGGATAAGCCGCCCCGTCGGGGCCCGTCACCCTGTCGAGAGTCATGCGGCCTACCCCCGCGGCGGCCGCCGCACCGAAACGTCGCGCCCTTCGGTGAACCACTGCAGGGTCAACTCGAGCGTGCTCTTGAGGTTCTTGCGCTCGCAGATCACGTCGACCATGCCGTGCTCGAGCAGGAACTCGGAGGACTGGAACCCGGGCGGCAGGTCGCCGCCGATGGTCTGCTTGATGACCCGCGGCCCGGCGAACCCGATCAGCGCGCCCGGCTCGGCGATGTTCAGGTCGCCGAGCGTGGCGTAGCTCGCGGTCACGCCGCCGGTGGTCGGGTTCGTGAGGATGGAGATGAACGGGATGCCTTCCCGCCGCAATCGCGCCAGCACCGCGCTGGTCTTGGCCATCTGCATCAGCGAGAGCAGCGATTCCTGCATGCGGGCGCCGCCGCTCTGGCTCAGGATGATGGCCGCCTCGCGGTAGCGCAGCGAATCAAGCAGGGCGCGCGCGATCTTCTCGCCCACCACCGACCCCATGCTGCCGCCCATGAACGAAAAATCCATGATCGACGCCGACACCGGGATGCGCCCGATCTCGCCGCGGCCGGTGATCACCGCGTCTTCCTTGCCCGTCTTGAGCCTGGTCGCGCGGATGCGGTCGCGATAGCGCTTTGCGTCGCGGAAGTCGAGGGCGTCCTTGCTGGTGATGCCGCGGTGCGTCTCGCCCCAGCTGCCCTCGTCGAAGAGCAGTTCGAGGTACTGCTCGGTCGTGAAGGGCAGGTGGTGACCGCAGGCGCCGCAGACCCACAGGTTGCGGTCCAGCTCGCGGTGGTAGAGGATCTCCGAGCACTGCGGGCACTTGCGCCACAGGTTGTCGGGGATGTCCTTCTTCTGCGTGCTCAGGACCTTGATGCCCTTGGCAGCCTCATTCAACCAGGACACGGGAGCCTCCCGGATAATGCCGCAGACGCCGGCGACAGTCACGCCGCCGGCGTGTGGATTCGAGACAAGGTAGCGCCCCGGACGGGGGGCGGACAACCCTTCATTCGGGACCCGCCCCGTGCCCCCCGGGACATTCCAGGCGGTTGCTGCCGCCTCAGGCGCGGGCCAGGCCCTCGAGGGCGCAGTCGAGGATGATCGCGTCTTCCCCGTTGTCGGCGTAATACCTTGGGCGCACGCCGGTTTCATGGAAGCCGTGGCGCCGGTAGAAGGCCCGGCCCGCCGTGTTGCTGCGCCTGACTTCCAGCGTCGCTTCCAGCAACCCCTGCTCGAGCCCCTGCCGGGCGGCTTCACGCAGGAGCGCCGTCCCGATGCCCTCCCGGCGACACCCGGGTGCAGCGGCGATGTTCAGCACGTGCAGCTGGTCGGCCACCCGCCAGGCCATGAGGAACCCCACCACTTCCCCGGCGCGCTCGGCCACCAGCGGCAGCCGCAGGCGATCGCCCATCAGCTCGCCCAGCAACGACTCCGGCGACCAGGGATCGGTGAAACTGGAGTTCTCGATGGCGATGACCTGCGCCAGGTCGAGCGGGCCGCCTTCGCGCACGGTCAGGCTGCCGGCACCGGTCACGACGGGTCCCGCCGGGACTCGTGCCCGCTGGGGGCGGCATCGGGAATGCGGGGCGTGCAGTCGAGGTGGCGGTTGAGTTCGGCGTCCGAAGCCCGCAGGTATTCCGGCGTCAGCAGGAACGGGTCGACTGCCGGCACCTCGCCGCGCGCGACGGCCAGCGCCAGTTCACGCGCCGTCGCCGGATGAGCGGCCGACCAGCGCCGCAGTACGGGAGCACCGCGCGCCGACAACTCCGCGCGCAGCGACTCGCCATGGCCGAGCAGCAGGGCCGCGCCCTCGCCGCCGTAGACCGGGGCGTCCGGATCGCCGACGGTCTCGAGCACCCTCGCCCACCACTGGTCGCCGGTCGCGGCAGCGGGCGCCGCCAGGGCGCCCGTCCAGACATCGGCGCGCCGGTAGACGGCGGCGAAGATCTCGCCGCGTCGGGCATCGAGCGCCGGCACGGCCAGTTCGGCCTCCGCGTGCTCGGCCAGCAGGGCGGCCGCCATGGCGGCCAGCGTCGAGACCGGGTAGAGGCGACAACCCAGGCCCCAGGCCAGCGCCTTGGCCGTGGCCACGCCGATGCGCACGCCGGTGAAGCTGCCGGGGCCGACGGTGACGGCAATGGCCTCGAGCTCGTCACGGCGCCTGCCGGCCTCGGCCAGGACGTCGCCGATGACCGGCAGCAGCGCGTCGGCGTAGCTGCCGCCCACGTTGAGCGGGCGCCAGGCCAGGACGCCGTCGCTGTCGGCAACGGCAAAGCGACCCCAGCGCGTGGCGGTGTCGAGGGCCAGGGTCAGCATGGGCCGTCTCCCGGCGCGAAGATCCCGCGCCAGGCTGCCGCGGGTTCCGGCCGCCCGCGCAGCCGCCATTCGCGGTCGTCGACGGCTGGCAGCGGCAGCGCCAGCAGTTCCAGGAACGGCAACGAGCCGAGCGTGCCCAGGAGGGGGCCCGGCCATTCGGCGGCGATGACCGCCGCGCCGTCGGCCACCTCGTCCAGCAGGTCTGGCACGCCGATATCGACCAGGTCGGCCGTCGACTCGATGCGGTAGAAGTCGAGGTGATGCACGCGGAACCGGCCTTCGTAGGTGTTGACCAGGGTGAACGTGGGCGACACCACCTCGCCGGTCACGTCGAGGCCGCGGCAGAGCCCCTGCACGAAGCAGGTCTTGCCGGCGCCGAGCCCGCCGTGCAGCAGCAGGATCTCGCCGCCGCGCAGCAGGCCGGCGACACGCGCGCCGAGCCCGGCCGTCGCCGTCGGACCAGTGGTCACGACGCCGGCGGGGAACCCCGCCGCATCGGGAATGACGTGCCCGGTGGTCATCCGCGGCCTCCGCTCAACGCGGCTTCAGGACGAGGAACGGGCAGATCATCTCCTCGAGGCTGATGCCGCCGTGCTGGAAGCTGTCCCGGTACAGCCGCTCGTATTCGTGGAAATTCGTCGGGTAGACGAGGTAGTTGCCCTCGGTGGTGATGGCGTAGTTCTCGATCGATGTCTGCGCCGGCAGCCGGTAGTCCTCGGGGTTCTTCATCAGCATGACCTTGTCCTCGTCGACCCCGAGGTTGTCCCCGAACTTGTAGCGCACGTTGCTGCTCGTGTCGCGGTTGCCGCGGATCTGTACCGCGCGCCGGCAGAGCTTCGAGCCGTGGTCGGTGGTCAGGATCACGGCGCAGTCGCGCCGGGCGAGCGTCTTCAGGACATCGTAGAGGTTCGAGTGCTCGAACCACGAGCGCATCAACGTGCGGAACGCCGCCTCGTCGGGCGCCAGCTCCTTCAGGATGCGGTTCTGGCTGCGCCCGTGCGCCATCATGTCGAGGAAATTGTAGACGCCGGCCACCAGGCGCGTGCCGCCGAGCGAACCCAGGTTGCGGTAGAGATGGTCGGTGTCGCGCGCGTCCGAGACCTTGTAGTAGCGGCTGTTGCCGGCCGCGGGACTGCCCAGGCGCTTCAGCTGCTCCTCCAGCAGCTCGCCCTCGTGCGCGTTGCGGCTGCCGTCGTGGTCGGCCGACGCGATCCACCACTGCGGGTAGCCGCGGGCGATATCCAGCGGGTGCAGGCCGGCGAACAGCGCGTTGCGCGCGTACGGCGTGGCGGTGGGCAGGATCGACCAGTAGTGGCGGCGGTCGAGATGGTAGAATTCCTCGAGCATCGGCTCGATCATCCGCAACTGGTCGAGCCGCATGCAGTCGATCACGATCCAGAAGACCTGCTTGTGGTTCTCGATCTCGGGCGCGATCCACGTCTCGAAGACCTGAGGGCTCAGCAGCGGGCCGCCGCTGCCGGGCGCTGCGTTCACCCAGTCCTTGTAGTGGCGACGGACGAACTTGGCGAAGGCCAGGTTGGCCGCCGTGTACTGCTCCTCCAGGGTCTGCAGCAGGCCGTGGTCGGCATAGGCGAAGAGGTCGAGGCTCCAGGTCACCAGGTCGCCGTAGATCGCCAGCCAGTCGTCGGGCGTGGCCGCCGTGGCGAAGCGGTCGCCCAGCTTCATGAAGTTGCTCATGTAGCCGCGCGCCACCTCCTCGCCCGCCAGCTTGCGCGCCTCGAGCTGGCGCTTGAGCGCCGAGAGGATCTGCAGGGGCGACACCGGCTTGACCAGGTAGTCGTCGATGCGCTTGCCGATGGCGCGCGTGACCAGGTCCTCGGCCTCGCTCTTGGTGATCATGATCACGGGCACGTGCTCGTTGATGCGGCGAATCCCCTCGAGCGTCTCGAGGCCGCCCATGCCGGGCATCATCTCGTCAAGAAGGATGGCGT
This region includes:
- a CDS encoding response regulator — translated: MAFRILWIDDNIEELRSHVVYLGEKGYAVEGATNGMDGLAMLREKPYDAILLDEMMPGMGGLETLEGIRRINEHVPVIMITKSEAEDLVTRAIGKRIDDYLVKPVSPLQILSALKRQLEARKLAGEEVARGYMSNFMKLGDRFATAATPDDWLAIYGDLVTWSLDLFAYADHGLLQTLEEQYTAANLAFAKFVRRHYKDWVNAAPGSGGPLLSPQVFETWIAPEIENHKQVFWIVIDCMRLDQLRMIEPMLEEFYHLDRRHYWSILPTATPYARNALFAGLHPLDIARGYPQWWIASADHDGSRNAHEGELLEEQLKRLGSPAAGNSRYYKVSDARDTDHLYRNLGSLGGTRLVAGVYNFLDMMAHGRSQNRILKELAPDEAAFRTLMRSWFEHSNLYDVLKTLARRDCAVILTTDHGSKLCRRAVQIRGNRDTSSNVRYKFGDNLGVDEDKVMLMKNPEDYRLPAQTSIENYAITTEGNYLVYPTNFHEYERLYRDSFQHGGISLEEMICPFLVLKPR
- the tsaE gene encoding tRNA (adenosine(37)-N6)-threonylcarbamoyltransferase complex ATPase subunit type 1 TsaE, translated to MTTGHVIPDAAGFPAGVVTTGPTATAGLGARVAGLLRGGEILLLHGGLGAGKTCFVQGLCRGLDVTGEVVSPTFTLVNTYEGRFRVHHLDFYRIESTADLVDIGVPDLLDEVADGAAVIAAEWPGPLLGTLGSLPFLELLALPLPAVDDREWRLRGRPEPAAAWRGIFAPGDGPC
- the tsaB gene encoding tRNA (adenosine(37)-N6)-threonylcarbamoyltransferase complex dimerization subunit type 1 TsaB, with the protein product MLTLALDTATRWGRFAVADSDGVLAWRPLNVGGSYADALLPVIGDVLAEAGRRRDELEAIAVTVGPGSFTGVRIGVATAKALAWGLGCRLYPVSTLAAMAAALLAEHAEAELAVPALDARRGEIFAAVYRRADVWTGALAAPAAATGDQWWARVLETVGDPDAPVYGGEGAALLLGHGESLRAELSARGAPVLRRWSAAHPATARELALAVARGEVPAVDPFLLTPEYLRASDAELNRHLDCTPRIPDAAPSGHESRRDPS
- a CDS encoding ROK family protein, producing the protein MTRDLYLGVDAGGTAVKYEIDDADGAAVGGGEVPTDPTDVAHTLRTLAADAAAKLGGPGLPRLAAAGLACAGIVNPVTGRLGRSPNLPGWEGRDLGGAMAAAFGDVPVALANDVNCALYGEFHYGAGRGCHDVVMIALGTGVGGAVIVNGSLLVGSHFGAGEIGHMVLEADGPLCTCGGRGCLEAWSGSTGLLRATREALACGAASPALQALAQRRGAALETRDLADLAEAGDSVAREIFAVAGRRLGQAVANLVNVLDPDRVIIGGGVARAGELILGPCRERALPLILAAEARSLPIVPAELGPRAAAVGAASLAREKARGTH
- the rimI gene encoding ribosomal protein S18-alanine N-acetyltransferase — its product is MTGAGSLTVREGGPLDLAQVIAIENSSFTDPWSPESLLGELMGDRLRLPLVAERAGEVVGFLMAWRVADQLHVLNIAAAPGCRREGIGTALLREAARQGLEQGLLEATLEVRRSNTAGRAFYRRHGFHETGVRPRYYADNGEDAIILDCALEGLARA
- a CDS encoding acetyl-CoA carboxylase carboxyltransferase subunit beta; translated protein: MKPACAQGITPTTGKTRSSSTAPSRAWPAPEAAATAWNVPGGTGRVPNEGLSAPRPGRYLVSNPHAGGVTVAGVCGIIREAPVSWLNEAAKGIKVLSTQKKDIPDNLWRKCPQCSEILYHRELDRNLWVCGACGHHLPFTTEQYLELLFDEGSWGETHRGITSKDALDFRDAKRYRDRIRATRLKTGKEDAVITGRGEIGRIPVSASIMDFSFMGGSMGSVVGEKIARALLDSLRYREAAIILSQSGGARMQESLLSLMQMAKTSAVLARLRREGIPFISILTNPTTGGVTASYATLGDLNIAEPGALIGFAGPRVIKQTIGGDLPPGFQSSEFLLEHGMVDVICERKNLKSTLELTLQWFTEGRDVSVRRPPRG